The following DNA comes from Sander lucioperca isolate FBNREF2018 chromosome 2, SLUC_FBN_1.2, whole genome shotgun sequence.
GATATTTACTGTAAAGCTCtctctgctacgccctgctatgctctgctgtgccctgctacgtcctgtaacgccctgcagtgccctgctatgacatgaactactacaactactatttctggtcattgttccattatctttattgtgactattattgccattgttcatcagacctccaaccggcaccgtcagacaccacctaccaagagcctgggtctgctgaggtttcttcctaaaagggagtttttcctcaccactgtcacactaaatgcttgctcttgggggaattactagaattgttgggtctttgtaaattatagagtgtggtctagacctactgaTCTGTAacgtgtcttgagataactcctgttatgatttgatactataaataaaattgaattgaaattgaattgtttGTCTTCCCAGGTTAGGGATACAGTTTGATGTTTATCTCACCTGACCACCGCACTCCCATTGTAATCTGCCTGAGGTTCTCCAATGAGGATATTTCTGGAGGACTCTTGTATTCCAATAATCCCCAAGGCGGCCTTGTCTGCCTGGATAGTGATGGTGGCCATGCCTAGAGGGGTACATGGAGAGACCAGGGTATATGATCATTGCATCAATGAAAGAAAATCCTGTAaatatataatcaataatatagtgcctctcctagttatgctattataattctagactgccgaggaagttccttccttcttatgacacgctcttttcttttgtttccttttatgcacatcctgtcccagaagtgcttcttactaacctagctctggggagtgtactccccggagtccttatgtttcttcttcgcccagaacatcgcctagGTCTAGGGTAACACCAAgatctgggtcttgggtgcagctgtcgctatggacctgctacaccctgctacgctctgcgattccctgcaatgtcctgctgcatcctgccgcgtccacccatgctctgctgtgccacgctacatcccgtaccgtcataaccccaaccgtcagacaccgcccaccaagagtctgggtctgccgaggtttcttcttaaaagggagtttttactcgccactgtcgcaatagccactgctaatgcttgctcttgggggaactattggaattgttggggctttatagagtgtggtctagacctactctatctgtaaagtgtctcgagataactcttgttatgatttgatactataaataaaattgaattgaattgaattgaattaaatactgtacatttgtttCAATCAACTGATGCACTGGATGTGTGAGGTTTTCTTTTATATACTGACCTTTTAAGGGGTCGATGACAGCACCACTCCCAGCAGGAAACAGCCGGACAGTGAAATGCTCATCTCCTTCCAGTGCAGTGTCAGCGAGGGCTCTAATCACAAACGTCTTCATAGAGTCAGTCTGGAAAGTATGAAAAGCATAGCAGACgtcatgaataaaaataatattataataataatctttattgATAGAGCACTTCTTCAAAATCCACATTACAAAGTGCTTCCCACGACAGCAAAATAAAACCGACcagtcataaaaacatcaggtaacctgtaaaaacaaaaaaccggTACAGTGTAGGTAAGAAtagtgaaaaacattttttgtgtgtgtgtgtcatttgtagacctttatttgataggacagcttagacattaaaggggagagagagggaatgacatgcagcaaagggccgcaggttggaaccGAACCTGCGaccgctgcgttgaggactgagcctctgtatatgggtgcgcgctctaccaggtgaggtgaggtttaattttcagagaacaccatatatttgttgtactgcacattgctgcagctcctcttttcaccctgtgtgttgagctctctgttttagctacagagtgagacatctcacttctgttccatctttgttgggagtcgcacatgctcagtagctaggtaaggactactagccagtcagaagcagagtatgagggcgtgccacgctagcagctaggcgagcattataacgtgtgttacaaagtgaccacatttgtctctgaagtaaaggctggactacaatagagctgtttggagcagtttgtgaacagtgttttctgttggagaagtTGTAAGttgtaagtccctttggggtggactttgggctttttcactttgttaacctataacgtgcacaaaaaagatatataacacaagaaaggaaagggaaaaagccaaaaagaataatatgagcactttaaaagaaataaaagacagtTCAAGGAGATTGAAGATCAAATACAATCAGAAAAGCATCATACTTTgcagtagcctagaaatctagacgcaccctagcggcagcaaatgtaatttgcagccagggtcagtctagcaactctctgctggCTTGCAAgatggaaaaaccaaattctggtcaggccaatcacatcgtgtatagagtcggtacgCGGGCTTAaaataaggacggcagagttgcgacggttccgcgtgaattccctgctacttgaaaacaaagaagatggctgctgctgctggtgaacagcggtctttggaatcagCTTTAGCCGTGACTCTCGAATACTTAAgagagttaagcactgaagtcatttttaaaaaaggaagatgtgttcggagtgcgttgctctggttggctatgagtgcagagggaactGGAAAAACGACTGTTTAtctcgcccctcggattgagccctgtcaatggtgagttctcagacccaacatcttgatgtctggcttgtcaggctaacttTGCAGCAcatcaagataaaaaaaaacccaaaaaactTAGTATTgctcaatattattattacaatatgTGGTGGGACTGTAACACCACCCCTTTTATACTGTACCCCGGTGAAGACAAGAGTTCCATTGAAAGGTGAGAGGTCATCTTTAGCTTGGTCCTCCAGCTGCCACAGCAATGTCACTGCCCCCTCGCCGCCCGCACTGCGCAGCACTGCTAGTGTTGCCATAGCAGCAGGATCATCCACAAACTCTGGCTCGCTGACAGCAATCTAAGAGGGGATTGAGTAAGATGACTATTTGTGATAttgaaaaagttaaacaaattaaaaaaaatgaatcctaCTCTGTAGAATATGCAGTTATGAATAAGTTGAGGATCACTTTCAGAGGGTGTTTAGTATGCATATGTTAGGTAAGTTTGTTTAAAAGCTGTGGTAGGTAGTTTATTTTTGGCATTGTTGGGCAAAAATTTCATAATAGTTTTTCatcatattgtaattcaagtggtatGAGAGAATCTAGATGTCTGCACCTCCCCTTGGCTGTAGTCGGGCTTTTGAAAATCTAGCCGTCACAGGAGAATTTggtcaatcacaggtcatttcagatgGTCAATAGgattcctattggctgttctgcatGCATTGCCCGTGCGACAAAGATGGGAGAGGGAGCGCTGCagaaagaggtctcactctttTCCAAATcctggtgttgttttttttgcattctacCCACTGCAGCTGACAGATAATGTCTTTCTTCCAAGAAAAAATTTCACGTCTTCCAAGAAAGACGTAATACTTCCTGGTATCGCTTCATCTACTTGTAATTGCTTTTCATAACTGTTTTTTCTTCTACATCCTAATCATCCTAATTCATctatccgtttttttttttccaaatcagAAAGTTTTAGTGGCTTTCTATTATTTTTATGATGGTATTCCTtcttctctgtgttttttttcttctttttttttcctttctttcattGTAAATGAGGGTCGCCACTCAATGAACTGTTGATGGAGAAAATGTCCTCATAAGTATACAGTAAGTCATTTAGACTCACCTCCAGTTTCTGAAATCCAAATTGTCCGAGAGGTGAGTCGTTGGGTGGAATGCTGATAGTTACAGAGGCCTCTTCTCCCAGTCGAGCACCGCCAATCACACGCAGTAAATTCACTCTGAACGTCTCCGAAGTCTCTACCAGTTTGTCATCCAAGATGGTGATGGCAATCGTGGCTTCTTTCTAAAAATAAGGATGGCAAAAACACAAGCTAACACTCTGGAAGCTGTATGCAATAACCTGTGGACAGCTTCACATCATGGCTTGATGTAATATAAAAGGCAGGTTAAAGCTACTGTATAGTGCGTCGTTTCTGCCACCCTCATGAGCAATTCTAAGTAACGACAACAAAGCTGTTggcatgatacaagccttccgtgactgcatacttaattttaatatttttcaatgaaaaatcaatcagtcaaaataatccccATTAGATATTTTTCTCAAATCATGCAGGCCTATTTCAAATAAGGACAATTTATCCATTCACCTGCCCATCTTGAAAGGTGATGTTCCCAGATGTAGGGCTGAAATCGTTAAGCTCAGCAGTGATTGGCTGAGCCTCCCAGTAGATGACCAGTCTTCCAGTTGTACCAGCGAGTCGCACAACTGACAGAAGGAGGATGTTGTTTGGTGGTGGTATCTCAAATGCCAGCACGCTTCCAGTGATGTCCTATATagcagatatttagaaattattaGGGTTTAATATTATTGTAAGTTAAATatctgtttagtttttttgtcactattgCATCAGTTGaaagttatttaaaataaaGCTCTCTAGGTACCAAGCCAGAGGTTTGcaaactgcattcaaaatacatAAATTCTTATATCACCCTTAAGATTGCATCGCTATATCACAGAGCCATGTGCTCACCTTAGAAACATTGAACTGCAGAATGCCTCGAGGGTCATCATTCTCCTGGATGGTGACCTCTGCTACTTCCATACCCGGCCTCTTCACACTGGGCTGCCCCGCTCCCGCTGAACCTTGAATTAGCTGCACACTGGTGATATTTACCAGGAAACTCTCTGCCAGCTCTGGGATGTCATccttagaaacacacacatggacatatACACttaataatggaaaaaaaaaatcttagatgTTCTCGCTCTATCTTACAAATGTATTCGTAATTTATACTGCAAGGGTGAGAAAGAATGAGAGAAGACAGGTAAGAGAAGCAGTGGTGTAATGTAACTATGTatgtgactatatgtaacttttttatgtttctaaAGATCTAtaatttttcatacaatggtcttaaatgacctgttacagcaaacgagactataACAGTGAAAAGTacactatttttatatagtttttagtaaggAATCTGCCCAggtccgatttttcccgcaaagtcacagaatgatttatgGCAGGTAGAtggcgctacagtaacacattctgatgggtcaaaAGTAAGCAGGAggtttctttatataggcctaattgtattttaatgttattttagaagttatctgctgtagttatggctgatacctGGGCTggaccatcacaggaaagaaggaaattaaacgaagaacaactaaaagataAAAGGGAAAGTGGACGTAGTttataatactaatactaaaaTAGTATGTTTTATAATAccttaaactacccaacaatatataggcctacaagtacatctgaaatgattagccaattaaacacttagttgattgacagaactgttttgatcgtttctgcattgagtaaatttacttttgatactttaagtacattttcctgatgatagtcacatacttttacttaagtaacatttccaatgcaggaATTTTacatgtaacagagtatttttacagtgtggtactagtacttttactcaattaaaggatctgaatacttcttccaccactgaaaaaAGGTAGTTTTTTTATGACAACAAGGGCACAGACTGTTGCCTTGCAACGGAATTCAATTGAAAAGGTCTATAGGACTTTATTCATagtttttactgtaaaataaatgcattgttGTGTTTAATAACCCTAAGTGAACTTCATATCAAATGCCATGTTGGGTTATATACTTctattttgctgttttttcagTCTGGAGAAGTCATGTCaccatagatatacacacacaaagatccCAGTTTTAAATATCTGTACATATTTATGTCTAATGTCAAATTTTACtgtctttacatttttattagaaTATACTTTTTGTTTCATATTGCTTAATAACCATACAAATAAGATTTATAAAATGATATAAACCCATCCTAATATTGTGttaatgtacatacagtataactgtttattgtgttttgtctgatgctttggcaacattgttattgaaacattcatgccaataaagcccctTGAATTGAGTTGATAAGAAACATGTTCTGTATATGATCTATGGTCATCACATTCTGGAACGTGTCATGCAGTTTGACATCACACAGTGTGACCCATTCTAAACCTTTGATGGAATTCTATGGTTCTGTTTAGAATACAACCCTGGGCGCTTACAGGCAGTTAACAGTCTGAACTCAGTAACAACGCATCTCTTTGTGTGACACAGTTCAAAATACTACCGTACTACAACGATAGAGCAATACTACTCTACACTGCAATACTCCGCTATCGCAACAAATACTTTTGTTCAGCGATCATGGCAACAATGCCGGCGACAGTCGTCTGCCCAACTCCCAGCGTACAGCTCAAGGACCTGAAAAAAGACCAACTGGAAACTGAAGAACTAATCAACCAGCTGATCTCCCAAAATGCTGGCcttgaggaagaaaaaaagaaaatcctgaCGGCTCTACGTTCAGAGAGAACCATAAGAAAAAATGCCGAAAAGGAGAGTAAAATCAAGGTGAAGGAGAGAAATGAAGAGATTCACTCTCTCCGAGAAAGCTTGAAGGCACAGAAGAACAGCTCCCTGTCAGCCAaactccactggagtggtgagTTCAACCGGGTCGTCGGGCTCTTGAAACAAGAGCaagagaggaacagagagacCCAGGAGAAGAAGATTAATGGTATATTATCAAACCAGAATTTGATGGACAAGGTCGCAAAGCTCCAAACTCTGGCAGAGGACAATGACAGGAAGTGGAGACATATCGTCCAAGAAAAGGATGACCTGATCAACATAATAACGGAGGAAAAGACAGCTCTAGAAGTAAAGTATTTGGAGAGCGAAGCCAAGCTCATGGAGAAGGAAAGGCAGATCATCCAGAGGGAGGCAGAGTTTGAAACAAAACTCGCCACTCTGGAAGACCAAATGACGTGTGAGCTCGCTGCTAAAGAGGAGAGCTTTGAGAAACGGCATGAGCtggaaagagagagcagagagatggAGTGGAACAACAAAGAGAGCCAAATAGAGAACGAAATCAAGCTCTTAAAAGAGAAAATCTCTGCTCTTCAGGTACAAAACCACTGCCTCCAAGAGTTTGAAAAGATGAGCAGAAGGATGGAGAATGAGTGGATTAACAAAGAGAGCCAAATAGAGAACGAAATCAAGCTCCTAAAAGCGCAAAACTCTGAACTTCAGGTCAATCTTCTTAGCCTGCAGGAGCTGGCTCAAAAAACTGACAAGGAGAAGGCCAGAatgaaaaaggaggaaaagaaggCCAAGAAGGCGGCAGAAAAGAGGGtgaaaaaggagaggaaagagaaggaggagcGAGAGAATAAACAGAAGGAGGAAAATAGGAAGCAAGAGAAGGAAGAATTGAAAAGAcagaagaaggaaaaagaggagatggagaaaaaagtcaagaaagggaggaaggagcaggtgaagagagagaaggagggattgaaaagacagaagaaagaaaaggaggcgAGAGCGACGGAAGAGGAgcaggagaagagagaggattAACATCATCAACCTTTCTCTCCTccacttcccccccccccctccaaaacTGGGTGATCCGGTCCACTCCCTCCAAAAACTGGGTGATCCGGtccactccccccccccctccaaaacTGGGTGATCCGGTTACCTGCCACTTTTCAAAAACTTGCAGGTTAAAATTTTAAATTAGTGTTGGTGTATTCCGGGTGATCCGGTTTTACTGCCACAtttcaattattaaaatatatttttttaaataaatctctTACCTGTgcatttgtctttttaaatgGGTTCAATAAAACACACATCTACTGTGAAAACCTGACCGCAAATGTTTCACATATTTACCTTTTTTCATTGAACTGAAGATGATCTTTCATTTTCACCTTAACACAATACGAAGTGATTCTGGAGTCTAAGGGCACGTTCACACCTTTTGACGTTTAACAGTCTGTGGTTCGCACCTTTAATTCTGTAGACTCGCTGAGATTCGGGTTTGTAGTtgtaacattgttgcatttttcacatGTTCATTTAGCGCTCACGCTGCACTTTGTCAAGTGCACCAAACATTGGAATCAAATGGTCGCTGGTCTATTAGACAGAATATCCGAGTGAAACTCGCTGACACtttgctttagtgtttctaatattttagaagaatgcGAACAATAAGCAGCTGACAAGACAGCGAGTAAAGAGAAGGTTATGGATTTTAAAGTTatcccttaaatcatatataagttGAAATTGCAAGCTAGTAAATGCATTGCTTTTTGGTTCAGTTCCTAACATTAGTGCTATTCCTAAT
Coding sequences within:
- the LOC118494141 gene encoding calponin homology domain-containing protein DDB_G0272472-like; this translates as MATMPATVVCPTPSVQLKDLKKDQLETEELINQLISQNAGLEEEKKKILTALRSERTIRKNAEKESKIKVKERNEEIHSLRESLKAQKNSSLSAKLHWSGEFNRVVGLLKQEQERNRETQEKKINGILSNQNLMDKVAKLQTLAEDNDRKWRHIVQEKDDLINIITEEKTALEVKYLESEAKLMEKERQIIQREAEFETKLATLEDQMTCELAAKEESFEKRHELERESREMEWNNKESQIENEIKLLKEKISALQVQNHCLQEFEKMSRRMENEWINKESQIENEIKLLKAQNSELQVNLLSLQELAQKTDKEKARMKKEEKKAKKAAEKRVKKERKEKEERENKQKEENRKQEKEELKRQKKEKEEMEKKVKKGRKEQVKREKEGLKRQKKEKEARATEEEQEKRED